A window from Streptomyces sp. NBC_00335 encodes these proteins:
- the hutU gene encoding urocanate hydratase, with amino-acid sequence MSGPRPVRAARGTELSTLGWQQEAALRMLQNNLDPEVAEHPDKLVVYGGTGKAARDWRSYDAMVRTLQTLKQDETMLVQSGRPVGVMQTHEWAPRVLLANSNLVGDWANWEEFRRLENLGLTMYGQMTAGSWIYIGTQGILQGTYETFAAVAAKKFNGTLAGTITLTAGLGGMGGAQPLAVTMNDGVAICIDVDPRAIDRRIEHRYLDVKADNLRHALQLAVEARDARKPLSIGLLGNAADLLPQMLAEGAPIDIVTDQTSAHDPLAYLPVGVDFDDMADYAAKDPAGFTTRARESMATHVEAMVGFMDAGAEVFDYGNSIRGEAQLAGYDRAFAFPGFVPAYIRPLFCEGKGPFRWAALSGEASDIHKTDKAMLELFPENESLHRWIKMAGERVHFQGLPARICWLGYGERDKAGERFNEMVADGTLAAPLVIGRDHLDCGSVASPYRETEAMLDGSDAIADWPLLNAMVNVASGASWVSIHHGGGVGMGRSIHAGQVTVADGTKLAGEKIRRVLTNDPGMGVIRHVDAGYDIAETVADERGVRIPMREGDDA; translated from the coding sequence ATGTCAGGACCCCGCCCCGTACGTGCCGCGCGAGGTACCGAGCTGAGCACCCTGGGATGGCAGCAGGAGGCCGCGCTGCGGATGCTCCAGAACAACCTCGACCCCGAGGTCGCCGAGCACCCCGACAAGCTCGTCGTCTACGGCGGCACCGGCAAGGCCGCCCGCGACTGGCGCTCGTACGACGCGATGGTCCGCACCCTCCAGACCCTCAAGCAGGACGAGACGATGCTCGTCCAGTCCGGCCGCCCGGTCGGCGTGATGCAGACCCACGAGTGGGCGCCGCGCGTGCTGCTCGCGAACTCCAACCTGGTCGGCGACTGGGCCAACTGGGAGGAGTTCCGCCGCCTGGAGAACCTGGGCCTGACCATGTACGGCCAGATGACGGCCGGTTCGTGGATCTACATCGGCACCCAGGGCATCCTCCAGGGGACGTACGAGACCTTCGCCGCCGTCGCCGCCAAGAAGTTCAACGGGACGCTGGCCGGCACCATTACCCTCACCGCCGGTCTCGGCGGCATGGGCGGCGCCCAGCCGCTCGCCGTGACGATGAACGACGGCGTCGCCATCTGTATCGACGTGGACCCGCGCGCCATCGACCGTCGCATCGAGCACCGCTACCTCGATGTCAAGGCCGACAATCTGCGCCACGCCCTCCAGCTCGCCGTCGAGGCCCGTGACGCCCGCAAGCCGCTCTCCATCGGCCTGCTCGGCAACGCCGCCGACCTGCTCCCGCAGATGCTCGCCGAGGGCGCGCCGATCGACATCGTGACGGACCAGACCTCCGCCCACGACCCGCTCGCCTACCTGCCGGTCGGCGTCGACTTCGACGACATGGCCGACTACGCGGCCAAGGACCCGGCGGGCTTCACCACCCGCGCCCGCGAGTCCATGGCCACGCACGTCGAGGCCATGGTCGGCTTCATGGACGCGGGCGCCGAGGTCTTCGACTACGGCAACTCCATCCGCGGCGAGGCCCAGCTGGCCGGCTACGACCGCGCCTTCGCCTTCCCCGGCTTCGTCCCCGCCTACATCCGGCCCCTCTTCTGCGAGGGCAAGGGCCCCTTCCGCTGGGCGGCCCTGTCCGGCGAGGCCTCGGACATCCACAAGACCGACAAGGCGATGCTGGAGCTCTTCCCCGAGAACGAGTCCCTGCACCGCTGGATCAAGATGGCCGGCGAGCGCGTCCACTTCCAGGGACTGCCCGCCCGCATCTGCTGGCTCGGCTACGGCGAGCGCGACAAGGCCGGCGAGCGCTTCAACGAGATGGTCGCCGACGGCACCCTCGCCGCCCCCCTCGTCATCGGCCGCGACCACCTGGACTGCGGCTCGGTGGCCTCCCCGTACCGCGAGACCGAGGCCATGCTCGACGGCTCCGACGCGATCGCCGACTGGCCGCTGCTCAACGCCATGGTCAACGTGGCCTCCGGCGCCTCCTGGGTCTCCATCCACCACGGCGGCGGCGTCGGCATGGGCCGCTCCATCCACGCGGGCCAGGTCACGGTCGCCGACGGCACCAAGCTCGCGGGCGAGAAGATCCGCCGCGTGCTCACCAACGACCCGGGCATGGGCGTCATCCGCCACGTCGACGCCGGCTACGACATCGCCGAGACGGTCGCCGACGAGCGGGGCGTCCGCATCCCGATGCGCGAGGGCGACGACGCGTGA
- a CDS encoding allantoate amidohydrolase, translating into MWAELRPIGRDAGSGGYRRYAWTGADADCRTWFRAQAEARGLAYETDRNGNQWAWLGTETYKDVLPGDAVVTGSHLDSVPDGGAFDGPLGVVSSFAALDELRRRGAEFSRPLAITNFGDEEGARFGLACVGSRLAAGQLTKEKAYELRDADGISLPQAMEAAGYDPAGIGADPERLARIGAFVELHVEQGRALDLSGDRVGVASAIWPHGRWRFDFRGEANHAGTTRLADRRDPMLTYAQTVLAARAEAALAGAVATFGKISVEPNGVNAIPSLVRGWLDSRAADQATLDTVVTAIEKAARERADQEGIDLDVVRESFTPVVEFEHALREEMNRILGGAVPVLGTGAGHDAGILSAAVPTAMLFVRNPTGVSHSPREFAAEDDCVAGVLALADVLEGLACR; encoded by the coding sequence ATGTGGGCCGAGCTCCGGCCCATCGGCCGGGACGCGGGCAGCGGCGGCTACCGCCGCTACGCGTGGACCGGCGCCGACGCCGACTGCCGGACCTGGTTCCGGGCGCAGGCCGAGGCGCGCGGGCTCGCGTACGAGACCGACCGCAACGGCAACCAGTGGGCCTGGCTCGGCACTGAGACATACAAAGACGTCCTGCCCGGTGACGCCGTCGTCACCGGCTCCCACCTGGACTCCGTCCCCGACGGCGGGGCCTTCGACGGCCCCCTCGGGGTGGTGTCCTCCTTCGCGGCCCTGGACGAACTCCGCAGGAGGGGAGCGGAGTTCTCCAGGCCCCTGGCCATCACCAACTTCGGCGACGAGGAAGGGGCCCGCTTCGGCCTCGCCTGCGTCGGCTCCCGGCTGGCCGCCGGGCAGCTGACCAAGGAGAAGGCGTACGAGCTCCGCGACGCGGACGGCATCAGCCTCCCGCAGGCGATGGAGGCGGCCGGATACGACCCGGCCGGCATCGGCGCCGACCCCGAACGCCTCGCCCGCATCGGTGCCTTCGTCGAACTGCACGTGGAACAGGGCCGGGCCCTGGACCTGTCCGGGGACCGGGTCGGCGTCGCCTCCGCGATCTGGCCGCACGGCCGCTGGCGCTTCGACTTCCGGGGCGAGGCCAACCACGCCGGCACCACCCGGCTGGCCGACCGCCGCGACCCGATGCTGACGTACGCGCAGACCGTGCTCGCGGCCCGCGCCGAGGCGGCCCTGGCCGGGGCCGTGGCCACCTTCGGGAAGATCTCCGTCGAGCCGAACGGGGTCAACGCCATCCCCTCCCTCGTCCGCGGCTGGCTCGACTCCCGCGCCGCCGACCAGGCCACCCTCGACACGGTCGTGACCGCGATCGAGAAGGCGGCCCGCGAGCGCGCGGACCAGGAGGGCATCGACCTGGATGTGGTCCGGGAGTCCTTCACCCCCGTCGTCGAGTTCGAGCACGCCCTGCGCGAGGAGATGAACCGGATCCTCGGCGGAGCCGTCCCCGTGCTCGGCACGGGCGCGGGACACGACGCCGGAATCCTCTCGGCGGCCGTCCCGACCGCCATGCTGTTCGTACGCAATCCCACCGGGGTCTCCCACTCCCCGCGGGAGTTCGCCGCCGAGGACGACTGCGTGGCGGGCGTCCTCGCCCTCGCCGACGTACTGGAAGGCCTCGCATGCAGGTGA
- a CDS encoding formimidoylglutamate deiminase, producing MQVKGHVLKTYWLEHAWLGTHVEPGVALDVSDDGRISALRTGAETPPPGAEVLRGLTVPGLANAHSHAFHRALRSTVQVGSGTFWTWRDFMYKVAQNLTPDSYFALARAVYAEMALAGITSVGEFHYVHHAPGGAPYADPNAMGEALIAAAAEAGIRITLLDTAYLSAGFGKAPEPHQLRFSDSTADAWAERVSALKPREHALIGAAIHSVRAVPAGQLATVAAWASERRAPLHVHLSEQTAENDACLAAHGCTPTQLLADHGVLGPRTTGVHNTHLTDGDIALLGSTTTGTCMCPTTERDLADGIGPAVRLQRAGSPLSLGSDSHAVIDLLEEARAMELNERLSSRTRGHWTANALLTAATADGHAALGWSDSGRLEAGALADFTTIALDSVRTAGPLPRLGAETAVFAASAADVRHTVVAGRHIVRDGAHTLVEDVPSALASTIAALRS from the coding sequence ATGCAGGTGAAGGGGCACGTGCTGAAGACGTACTGGCTGGAGCACGCCTGGCTCGGCACCCATGTCGAGCCGGGCGTAGCCCTGGACGTATCCGACGACGGGCGGATCTCCGCCCTGCGGACCGGGGCCGAGACCCCGCCCCCGGGGGCCGAGGTCCTGCGCGGCCTGACCGTCCCGGGCCTGGCCAACGCGCACAGCCACGCCTTCCACCGGGCCCTGCGCTCGACCGTGCAGGTCGGCAGCGGCACCTTCTGGACCTGGCGCGACTTCATGTACAAGGTCGCCCAGAACCTCACCCCCGACAGCTACTTCGCGCTCGCGCGGGCCGTCTACGCCGAGATGGCGCTGGCCGGCATCACGTCGGTGGGCGAGTTCCACTACGTCCACCACGCCCCGGGCGGAGCCCCGTACGCCGACCCCAACGCCATGGGCGAGGCCCTGATCGCGGCCGCCGCCGAGGCCGGCATCCGCATCACGCTCCTCGACACGGCGTACCTGTCGGCGGGGTTCGGGAAGGCCCCCGAACCCCACCAGCTGCGCTTCTCCGACTCCACCGCGGACGCCTGGGCCGAGCGGGTCTCGGCCCTCAAGCCCCGCGAACACGCCCTGATCGGCGCCGCGATCCACTCGGTTCGCGCGGTCCCGGCGGGGCAGCTCGCCACCGTCGCCGCCTGGGCGTCCGAACGCCGGGCCCCGCTCCACGTCCACCTCTCGGAGCAGACCGCCGAGAACGACGCCTGCCTGGCGGCCCACGGCTGCACCCCGACGCAGCTGCTCGCCGACCACGGGGTGCTCGGCCCGCGCACCACCGGCGTGCACAACACGCACCTCACCGACGGGGACATCGCCCTCCTGGGCTCCACGACCACCGGCACCTGCATGTGTCCCACCACCGAACGCGACCTCGCCGACGGCATCGGGCCGGCCGTACGCCTCCAGCGCGCGGGCAGTCCGCTCTCGCTGGGCAGCGACAGCCATGCGGTGATCGACCTGCTCGAAGAGGCGCGGGCGATGGAACTCAACGAGCGCCTGAGCAGCCGTACGCGGGGCCACTGGACGGCGAACGCCCTGCTCACGGCCGCTACGGCGGATGGCCACGCGGCCCTCGGCTGGTCCGATTCCGGCCGCCTGGAGGCGGGGGCGCTGGCGGACTTCACCACGATCGCGCTGGACTCCGTCCGTACGGCGGGACCGCTGCCCCGCCTCGGAGCGGAGACGGCGGTCTTCGCGGCCTCCGCCGCCGATGTCCGCCACACGGTCGTGGCCGGCCGCCACATCGTCCGCGACGGCGCCCACACTCTGGTCGAGGACGTCCCGTCGGCCTTGGCATCGACCATCGCAGCCCTCCGCTCCTGA
- the hutI gene encoding imidazolonepropionase: protein MTTTAITNIGSLVTNDPALGDGTPLGLIENAAVVIEDDKIAWVGPADKAPAADTAYDAEGRTAIPGFVDSHSHLVFAGDRTAEFNARMSGHSYSAGGIRTTVAATRAASDAALEANLVRHLHEARRQGTTTFETKSGYGLTVQDEARALRIASAHTEEVTYLGAHIVSPDYADDPAGYVDLVTGEMLTACAPYARWVDVFCEKGAFDGEQARAILTAGAAAGLIPRVHANQLSHGPGVQLAVELEAASADHCTHLTDADVDALAQAAGTTVATLLPGAEFSTRAQWPDARRLLDAGVTVALSTDCNPGSSYTSSMPFCIALAVRDMGMTPDEALWSATAGGARALRRADIGTLTPGARADLALLDAPSHVHLAYRPGVPLVSAVWQKGRKTA, encoded by the coding sequence ATGACCACCACAGCCATCACCAACATCGGCAGCCTCGTCACCAACGACCCCGCCCTGGGCGACGGCACCCCCCTCGGCCTCATCGAGAACGCCGCAGTCGTCATCGAGGACGACAAGATCGCCTGGGTCGGCCCCGCCGACAAGGCCCCCGCCGCGGACACGGCGTACGACGCCGAGGGCCGCACCGCGATCCCCGGCTTCGTCGACTCCCACTCCCACCTCGTCTTCGCGGGCGACCGCACCGCCGAGTTCAACGCCCGCATGTCCGGCCACAGCTACTCCGCCGGAGGCATCCGCACCACGGTCGCCGCCACCCGCGCCGCCTCCGACGCCGCGCTCGAAGCGAACCTGGTGCGCCACCTCCACGAGGCCCGCCGCCAGGGCACCACCACCTTCGAGACCAAGTCGGGCTACGGCCTCACGGTCCAGGACGAGGCACGAGCGCTCCGCATCGCCTCCGCGCACACCGAGGAGGTCACCTACCTCGGCGCGCACATCGTCTCCCCGGACTACGCCGACGATCCGGCCGGCTACGTGGACCTCGTCACCGGCGAGATGCTGACCGCCTGCGCCCCGTACGCCCGCTGGGTGGACGTGTTCTGCGAGAAGGGCGCCTTCGACGGGGAGCAGGCCCGGGCGATCCTCACGGCCGGCGCCGCCGCCGGGCTGATCCCGCGCGTCCACGCCAACCAGCTCTCCCACGGACCCGGCGTACAGCTCGCGGTCGAGCTGGAGGCCGCCTCCGCCGACCACTGCACCCACCTCACCGACGCCGACGTGGACGCCCTCGCCCAGGCGGCCGGGACGACCGTCGCCACGCTGCTGCCCGGCGCCGAGTTCTCCACCCGCGCGCAGTGGCCCGATGCCCGCCGGCTCCTCGATGCGGGCGTGACCGTGGCGCTGTCGACCGACTGCAACCCGGGCTCCTCCTACACGAGTTCGATGCCGTTCTGCATCGCGCTGGCCGTCCGCGACATGGGGATGACCCCGGACGAGGCCCTGTGGTCCGCCACCGCCGGCGGCGCCCGCGCCCTGCGCCGCGCCGACATCGGCACCCTCACCCCCGGCGCCCGCGCGGACCTCGCCCTGCTCGACGCCCCCAGCCACGTCCACCTCGCCTACCGGCCGGGCGTTCCGCTGGTCTCGGCCGTCTGGCAGAAGGGCCGCAAGACGGCCTGA
- a CDS encoding LPXTG cell wall anchor domain-containing protein, with protein sequence MSDRKRSTALALASALAGAAVLLAAPAAHAAVVDVQYDCKTPIGPKSAVSPIEIKGVKEGNGYKLTMSFQKGVSSSPIELGKGAMTPSAVIMLDGAEKVSVPVSGPPNSEAVPANTPIKISDLSGTYTPKKSGKVTLTAGVLTIKAMGTTTTCTAGNSPKPSLELDVTAAGGSATGSTGSTGDSLPQTGPEDSAIALGTLGATVILSGAAGVLWLTRRGQRAGS encoded by the coding sequence GTGTCCGACCGGAAACGTTCCACCGCGCTCGCGCTGGCCTCCGCGCTGGCGGGGGCGGCGGTACTGCTGGCCGCCCCCGCAGCCCATGCGGCCGTTGTCGACGTCCAGTACGACTGCAAGACCCCCATCGGCCCCAAATCGGCGGTCTCGCCGATCGAGATCAAGGGGGTCAAGGAGGGCAACGGCTACAAGCTGACGATGTCCTTCCAGAAGGGCGTCTCCTCCAGCCCCATCGAGCTCGGCAAGGGTGCGATGACGCCCAGTGCCGTGATCATGCTGGACGGCGCGGAGAAGGTGTCGGTACCGGTCTCCGGTCCGCCCAACTCCGAGGCCGTTCCGGCCAATACGCCCATCAAGATCAGCGACCTGTCGGGCACGTACACGCCCAAGAAGTCCGGCAAGGTGACGCTCACCGCGGGCGTGCTCACGATCAAGGCGATGGGTACGACCACCACCTGCACGGCGGGCAACAGCCCCAAGCCGTCACTCGAACTCGACGTGACGGCCGCCGGCGGCAGCGCCACCGGTTCGACCGGCTCCACCGGGGACAGCCTCCCGCAGACCGGCCCCGAGGACTCCGCCATAGCCCTCGGAACCCTCGGCGCCACCGTGATCCTCTCCGGCGCCGCAGGCGTGCTCTGGCTGACCCGGCGCGGCCAGCGGGCCGGGTCCTGA
- a CDS encoding COG1470 family protein, whose product MPVLPSPRRPGGFLLAAVAAVVTAVLSCAMAAPAAADGPGWTAEPAAGTAPAAAKAGARPYFYLSGPSGTVLEDRLALVNTSDREHTVTLRGADAYNTAAGAFAVRSAKESIGAGLWISFGAGTTVKVPARTRAVVPFTVTVPPGSPPGDHPAAVVATESGREVGVRVHLRVGGPALAALTVEDVSVRGKGATARVAYALVNRGNVALAPELVISAEGTLGKVAGRSARTLPVEVLPGQRVELTEPWPGAPVFDRVALTLTVTAPGGARATGSTSAWFVPWGIAGATGLGLLGLGAVAAAALLLERKRRIWSGRSGPGSAPAPHGSAVPEEAPAPEHELTGAPR is encoded by the coding sequence ATGCCCGTGCTCCCCTCGCCCCGAAGGCCCGGCGGGTTCCTCCTCGCCGCCGTCGCCGCCGTGGTCACCGCCGTGCTCTCCTGCGCGATGGCGGCCCCGGCCGCCGCCGACGGGCCCGGCTGGACCGCCGAGCCCGCCGCCGGGACTGCGCCGGCGGCGGCGAAGGCCGGGGCCCGCCCGTACTTCTACCTCTCGGGTCCCTCCGGCACGGTGCTGGAGGACCGCCTCGCCCTGGTCAACACCAGCGACCGGGAGCACACCGTCACCCTGCGGGGAGCCGACGCCTACAACACGGCGGCCGGCGCCTTCGCGGTGCGCTCGGCCAAAGAGTCCATCGGCGCGGGCCTCTGGATCAGCTTCGGCGCGGGCACCACGGTCAAGGTCCCGGCGCGCACCCGCGCCGTGGTCCCCTTCACCGTCACCGTGCCGCCCGGCTCCCCGCCCGGCGACCACCCGGCCGCCGTCGTCGCCACCGAGTCCGGCCGCGAGGTGGGCGTACGGGTCCACTTGCGCGTCGGCGGCCCGGCGCTGGCGGCGCTCACGGTCGAGGACGTCTCCGTACGGGGCAAGGGCGCGACCGCGCGCGTCGCGTACGCCCTGGTCAACCGCGGCAACGTGGCCCTCGCCCCCGAGCTGGTCATCAGCGCCGAGGGAACCCTCGGCAAGGTCGCGGGCCGCAGCGCCCGCACCCTGCCGGTCGAGGTGCTGCCCGGCCAGCGCGTGGAGCTGACCGAACCCTGGCCGGGCGCGCCCGTGTTCGACCGGGTCGCCCTGACCCTCACCGTGACGGCCCCCGGCGGCGCCCGCGCCACGGGGAGCACCTCGGCCTGGTTCGTGCCCTGGGGGATCGCGGGCGCGACCGGCCTCGGGCTGCTGGGCCTCGGGGCCGTCGCGGCGGCCGCCCTGCTCCTCGAACGCAAGCGGCGGATCTGGTCCGGCAGGTCTGGACCGGGGTCCGCGCCCGCGCCGCACGGGAGCGCCGTACCCGAAGAAGCCCCAGCGCCGGAACACGAGTTGACGGGAGCACCCAGGTGA